TAACAAACTATGCGCCAGAGGCCCCCTCTAGCGATCTCCCCCCAGCAGGCCGCCCAGGCCGCCGAGGACCGAACCCTCCTCCCGCGCCCCGCGGCCGGAGATCCCCGGCACGGCGGCGACGATCCGGCTGGCCATCCGCGAGAACGGCAGCGACTGCAGCCAGATCCGCCCGGGACCCTGCAGGGTCGCGAAGAACAGCCCCTCCCCCCCGAAGATCGCCGACTTCACCCCCCGGACCATCTGGATGTCGTAGGCGACGGACGGCTGGAAGCCGACGATGCAGCCGGTGTCGACGCGCAGGACCTCGCGGGCGCCGAGGTGGCGCTCGGTGAGCATCCCGCCGGCGTGGACGAAGGCCCAGCCGTCGCCCTGCAGCCGCTCCATGATGAACCCCTCTCCCCCGAAGAAGCCGACGCCAAGGCGCTTCTGGAAGGCGATGCCGATGCTCACCCCCTTGGCGGCGGCGAGGAAGGCGTCCTTCTGGACGATCAGCTCGCCGCCGAGCTCGGCCAGGTGCACAGGGACGATCCGGCCCGGATACGGCGCGGCGAAGGCGACGCGGCGCTTCTCGGCGGCGCGGTTCTGGAAGACGGTCATGAAGAGCGACTCGCCAGTGAGCAGGCGCTTGCCGGCGCCCATGAGCGCGCCCATGAGGCCGCCGCCCTGCGACTGCGCGGAGCCGTCGCCGAAGATGGTCTCCATCTCGACGCCGTCCTCCATGTACATCATCGCGCCCGCCTCGGCGACGACCGC
This region of bacterium genomic DNA includes:
- a CDS encoding TIGR00266 family protein, encoding MNAMHEIDYKIFGEDLQYVEVELDPQEAVVAEAGAMMYMEDGVEMETIFGDGSAQSQGGGLMGALMGAGKRLLTGESLFMTVFQNRAAEKRRVAFAAPYPGRIVPVHLAELGGELIVQKDAFLAAAKGVSIGIAFQKRLGVGFFGGEGFIMERLQGDGWAFVHAGGMLTERHLGAREVLRVDTGCIVGFQPSVAYDIQMVRGVKSAIFGGEGLFFATLQGPGRIWLQSLPFSRMASRIVAAVPGISGRGAREEGSVLGGLGGLLGGDR